The following are from one region of the Phormidium sp. PBR-2020 genome:
- a CDS encoding response regulator — MRQLMRQLKGRRLPIAAKLTATIALSAVITVSGVTLLSLHRKRQVYQEELESQATLVLNRVSRLATAPLAAGTEEQLEELRQMLRVLAIEDGLMTVAIYDEDGQLLLTLTPEEVANGETEFGSAILASGTPIFDWERDRLRSGQTIASGAETVGAIQLDFPIGSFRQQLNNTRNSAILIGVLFTAAGMAVALWVGRSLGRPLHELAEATQWVAEGEFDRAMADDSAIQQYRNRPDEIGGLALAFARMTSQIRDMVLYLEQRADQVQKSELKNQALLEAIPDTMFRLRTDGTYLDVQADKDQPLLLSRSGFLGKSLYEVLPTDVADQTLHYAELARQSREVQIFEYALDIPNRKTGEVRLHNFEARIVTSGEEEVLAIVRDITERKRYEAAIEAERQQLRQIVTQAPVAMAMMDSEMCYLAYSNTWLSDFNLDKQSLLGKCHYEVFSDLPERWRVLYDRALQGEIVSTPEDIWERDNGVQLYLRWAIHPWYTSDGHVGGVVIASTQINELVQAREAALETARLKSDFLANMSHEIRTPMNGVLGMTDLLMTTDLDEEQLEFTEALRTSGEHLLNLINDILDFSKLEAEKLRLDRHPFELRACLNDVLNLFLMQSKEKKLSLKLHISPNLPDHLSGDSRRLRQVLMNLVGNAIKFTDRGSVAIGVRGIGSKQGVLGDPGAEDGICETILTLQFAVRDTGIGIADGDRKYLFQAFSQVDASSTRRYGGTGLGLAICRQLVQKMGGQIWVESEPNQGSTFVFTAQFVELPTPTVEPSPAEESPAEATETSESPATATSAPDALGSPTSDSSTVPSASPSEEPSAAKPAEGTAASVVGKVLVVEDTHINQKVVMNQLKLLGYKAACVNNGQEALDQLQQESFDMVLMDCQMPVLDGYRATQRLRLREGDSDRHTVIVGLTAHAMQGDREKCLDAGMDDYLAKPVTMEKLKSVLEHWMSRIESSTSNRSSVLSQNGASPNSNLSTSASMADSTPAKSDIYIDWDRLHEVSGDDLEFELELLDSFMESAREYVTDAKIAIKEGDLETFSRLTHQIKGASGNVGIPSMMKLAGTLNQQVKHKTATPEILEEAAQGLERLDLMLDQVVAVMAQQSQQLEA; from the coding sequence ATGCGTCAATTGATGCGTCAACTTAAAGGTCGTCGCTTACCCATCGCCGCCAAACTGACGGCGACGATCGCCCTGTCGGCGGTCATCACCGTCAGTGGTGTGACCCTGCTGTCACTTCATCGCAAACGACAGGTTTACCAAGAAGAACTCGAAAGCCAAGCCACCCTAGTTCTCAATAGGGTCTCCCGTTTGGCTACGGCTCCCCTGGCGGCCGGGACAGAGGAGCAGCTCGAAGAACTACGGCAGATGCTGAGAGTTTTGGCCATTGAAGATGGCCTCATGACCGTCGCCATTTACGACGAAGATGGTCAATTGCTCTTAACCTTAACCCCAGAAGAGGTGGCCAATGGCGAGACTGAATTTGGCTCGGCGATTCTAGCCAGTGGAACCCCCATCTTTGACTGGGAGCGCGATCGCCTCCGTTCTGGACAAACCATCGCCTCAGGAGCCGAAACCGTCGGAGCCATCCAGCTAGACTTCCCCATTGGTAGTTTTCGCCAACAACTGAACAATACACGCAACAGTGCCATTTTAATCGGGGTGTTGTTTACCGCCGCCGGTATGGCGGTGGCCCTATGGGTGGGCCGTTCCCTGGGCCGTCCCCTCCATGAGCTGGCTGAGGCCACTCAGTGGGTTGCAGAAGGGGAGTTCGATCGCGCTATGGCCGATGACAGTGCTATCCAACAGTATCGCAATCGTCCTGATGAAATTGGCGGTTTGGCTCTGGCTTTTGCCCGCATGACCTCACAAATTCGCGATATGGTGCTGTATCTTGAACAGCGGGCCGACCAAGTCCAAAAAAGTGAACTTAAAAATCAAGCCCTTCTCGAAGCCATCCCGGATACCATGTTTCGTCTACGCACCGATGGAACCTATTTGGATGTGCAAGCGGATAAGGATCAACCTCTCCTATTGTCTCGCAGTGGGTTTCTCGGCAAAAGTCTCTACGAAGTTTTACCCACAGACGTAGCTGACCAAACGCTCCATTATGCTGAGTTAGCTCGTCAGTCGCGAGAGGTACAAATTTTTGAATATGCTCTCGATATTCCCAATCGCAAAACCGGAGAGGTGCGACTGCATAATTTTGAGGCTCGGATTGTTACCAGTGGGGAAGAGGAAGTCCTGGCCATTGTCCGAGATATTACGGAGCGCAAACGCTACGAAGCGGCTATTGAAGCGGAGCGACAACAACTGCGGCAAATTGTTACCCAAGCTCCGGTCGCGATGGCCATGATGGACAGTGAGATGTGCTATCTCGCCTATAGTAATACCTGGCTGAGCGATTTTAATCTTGATAAACAGTCCCTACTGGGTAAATGCCATTATGAGGTCTTTTCAGACTTGCCGGAACGCTGGCGAGTGTTGTATGACCGGGCGTTACAGGGTGAAATTGTGAGTACTCCTGAGGATATTTGGGAACGGGATAATGGGGTGCAACTGTATTTGCGCTGGGCCATTCATCCCTGGTACACCTCAGATGGCCATGTGGGTGGGGTCGTCATTGCTAGTACGCAAATTAATGAACTGGTCCAGGCTCGGGAAGCTGCCTTAGAAACGGCTCGCTTAAAGTCTGATTTCTTAGCCAATATGAGTCACGAAATTCGCACCCCAATGAACGGGGTTTTGGGAATGACGGACTTGTTAATGACCACTGATTTGGATGAGGAACAATTAGAATTTACGGAGGCGTTACGAACCAGTGGTGAGCATCTTTTAAATCTTATCAATGATATTTTAGATTTCTCAAAACTAGAGGCAGAAAAACTACGATTAGACCGCCATCCCTTTGAATTAAGAGCCTGTTTAAATGATGTTTTAAATCTATTTTTAATGCAGTCTAAAGAGAAAAAATTATCTCTGAAACTGCATATTAGCCCCAATCTACCGGATCATCTCTCAGGTGATTCCCGTCGCCTGCGACAAGTGTTAATGAATTTAGTGGGCAATGCTATTAAGTTCACCGATCGCGGCTCCGTCGCCATTGGCGTTAGAGGAATTGGCTCTAAACAAGGGGTTCTTGGCGATCCCGGAGCAGAGGACGGCATCTGTGAAACCATCCTAACCCTGCAATTTGCGGTACGGGATACGGGGATCGGCATTGCTGACGGCGATCGCAAATACCTATTTCAGGCCTTTTCTCAGGTGGACGCATCCAGTACCCGTCGCTATGGGGGAACGGGTTTGGGGTTAGCCATCTGTCGCCAGTTAGTGCAGAAAATGGGGGGACAAATTTGGGTAGAAAGCGAACCCAACCAAGGGTCAACCTTTGTCTTTACGGCTCAGTTTGTTGAGTTACCCACTCCCACCGTTGAACCCAGTCCAGCCGAAGAGTCCCCGGCGGAGGCGACTGAAACGAGTGAGTCCCCCGCTACGGCGACGTCCGCCCCGGATGCCCTCGGTTCCCCAACGTCAGACTCCTCTACCGTTCCCTCCGCCTCCCCCTCGGAAGAACCCTCGGCAGCTAAGCCAGCCGAGGGGACCGCCGCTTCAGTCGTGGGTAAAGTCTTAGTGGTGGAAGATACCCACATTAACCAAAAAGTGGTGATGAACCAGCTCAAGTTACTCGGGTACAAGGCAGCCTGTGTTAATAATGGCCAAGAAGCCTTAGACCAGCTTCAGCAAGAGTCGTTCGATATGGTGTTGATGGACTGTCAAATGCCGGTACTCGATGGATACCGGGCAACCCAACGCTTACGATTGCGTGAGGGAGACAGCGATCGCCATACGGTTATTGTTGGGTTAACGGCTCACGCGATGCAAGGCGATCGCGAAAAGTGTCTAGATGCGGGGATGGATGATTATCTGGCCAAACCCGTCACGATGGAAAAACTTAAATCTGTTTTGGAACATTGGATGTCAAGAATCGAGTCATCAACCTCAAATCGATCATCTGTGCTCTCTCAGAATGGAGCCAGTCCTAACTCTAACCTTTCAACATCAGCGTCTATGGCAGACTCTACTCCTGCAAAGTCCGACATTTACATTGACTGGGATCGTCTTCATGAGGTTTCCGGGGATGATCTCGAATTTGAATTAGAACTCCTTGATTCGTTTATGGAATCGGCCCGAGAGTATGTGACGGATGCGAAAATAGCGATTAAGGAGGGGGATTTAGAAACCTTTTCACGGCTGACTCATCAGATTAAGGGAGCCAGTGGTAACGTTGGGATTCCCTCAATGATGAAGTTAGCGGGAACCCTCAATCAACAGGTGAAACATAAAACAGCCACCCCCGAGATCCTTGAAGAGGCGGCTCAGGGGTTAGAACGCCTTGATCTGATGTTGGATCAGGTGGTGGCCGTCATGGCGCAGCAGTCTCAACAACTCGAAGCTTGA
- a CDS encoding DUF4382 domain-containing protein codes for MALSSLLLIGCSDVATETDLETTAVTPGEGSGTLTVHAEGEDYAREGITSKEGWNLTFDHLYVHLSDVTAYQTDPPYQADGPEIPATKSLILVESTTVDLAEGDGPIFLGEAEAESGHYNALSWTMPPAPDGPAEGYVMLLKGTAERDGETIEFSIAFDQPLAFACGEFVGDERKGILDDGATADLEATFHIDHLFGNGERPADSQLNQEALGFEPIAALAENGTVEVTSETLMAQLSPEDREKLTQILPALGHVGEGHCFEALMSN; via the coding sequence CTGGCCCTCAGTAGTCTCCTGTTAATCGGTTGTTCTGATGTCGCCACCGAGACGGATCTTGAGACCACAGCCGTAACCCCGGGGGAAGGAAGCGGAACCCTGACGGTTCATGCCGAGGGTGAAGACTATGCCCGGGAGGGAATTACCAGTAAAGAAGGCTGGAACCTGACCTTTGATCATCTTTATGTGCATCTGAGCGATGTCACCGCCTATCAAACTGATCCACCGTACCAAGCAGATGGCCCTGAAATCCCGGCCACCAAGTCCCTGATTCTAGTGGAATCAACCACTGTTGATTTAGCCGAGGGGGATGGCCCCATCTTCTTGGGAGAAGCCGAGGCCGAGTCTGGACATTACAATGCTCTCTCCTGGACGATGCCTCCGGCTCCTGACGGCCCCGCCGAAGGCTATGTCATGCTCCTGAAGGGAACCGCTGAACGGGATGGCGAGACGATTGAATTTTCCATTGCCTTTGATCAACCTCTGGCCTTTGCCTGTGGTGAGTTTGTTGGCGATGAACGCAAAGGAATTTTGGATGACGGTGCCACGGCGGATCTAGAAGCCACCTTCCATATTGATCACCTCTTCGGGAATGGCGAGCGTCCCGCTGACTCCCAGTTGAACCAAGAGGCTTTGGGCTTTGAGCCGATCGCCGCCTTGGCGGAAAATGGCACAGTTGAGGTAACATCAGAAACCCTGATGGCCCAATTGTCCCCAGAGGATCGCGAGAAACTCACCCAGATTCTCCCTGCTTTGGGCCATGTCGGCGAAGGTCACTGTTTTGAAGCTCTGATGAGTAATTAA
- a CDS encoding carboxypeptidase regulatory-like domain-containing protein, producing MKSLNWTLIIPIVGLGVIGVTETALAHAAQLRYEIESTISVTATYDNGEPMANAQILIYSPDDAREPWMRGTTDDAGRYEFRPQAEESGNWTVTVRQAGHGDMITINLDDSGTRADASTENSSDSSLFAGSADISLPQRLLTGGSIIWGCVGTALFFSRRRKSSSES from the coding sequence ATGAAATCCCTCAACTGGACCCTGATTATTCCTATTGTCGGACTCGGAGTCATCGGCGTGACAGAAACTGCCCTCGCCCATGCGGCTCAACTGAGATATGAGATAGAGTCCACCATCTCCGTCACGGCAACCTATGATAATGGTGAGCCAATGGCGAATGCTCAAATTTTGATCTACTCTCCTGACGATGCCCGAGAGCCTTGGATGAGGGGAACCACCGATGATGCCGGACGCTATGAGTTTCGTCCTCAGGCTGAGGAGTCGGGAAATTGGACGGTGACCGTCCGCCAAGCTGGACATGGAGATATGATTACCATTAACCTAGATGACTCGGGGACTCGGGCAGATGCCTCCACGGAAAATTCATCTGATTCCTCCCTATTTGCCGGGTCAGCGGATATCTCACTGCCCCAACGGCTCTTAACCGGTGGCTCTATAATTTGGGGCTGTGTTGGCACGGCTCTGTTTTTTAGTCGTCGTCGCAAATCGTCGTCGGAGTCCTAG
- a CDS encoding gluconokinase — MGVSGCGKTTVARGLAQRLGWQFLEGDTFHPAANVEKMARGIPLEDDDRLPWLQRLREAIAQARRESGTGVVVACSALKQAYRDRLMGNQGPFRWVYLRGEFELLRQRLETRSDHFMPAQLLASQFAALEEPQGAIVLDCGRSPQDLISHLLDFL; from the coding sequence ATGGGGGTATCCGGTTGTGGGAAAACAACCGTCGCGCGGGGATTAGCCCAACGGTTAGGCTGGCAGTTTTTGGAGGGCGATACGTTTCATCCCGCCGCCAATGTGGAGAAAATGGCTCGGGGGATTCCCCTGGAGGATGACGATCGCCTCCCCTGGTTGCAACGACTCCGCGAGGCGATCGCTCAAGCTCGGCGCGAGTCGGGAACTGGTGTGGTTGTGGCCTGTTCTGCCCTCAAACAAGCCTATCGAGATCGCTTAATGGGGAATCAAGGGCCGTTCCGCTGGGTATATCTGCGAGGGGAGTTTGAGCTGTTGCGCCAACGGCTTGAGACACGCTCAGACCACTTTATGCCCGCCCAGCTCTTGGCCAGTCAGTTTGCGGCCCTCGAAGAACCTCAGGGGGCGATCGTTCTCGATTGTGGGCGATCGCCCCAAGACTTGATCAGCCATCTCCTTGATTTTTTGTAA
- the cbiQ gene encoding cobalt ECF transporter T component CbiQ, whose translation MQHGLDTYAGLGSPIHRWEPRCKFIGLMALIFAFSAVDVLQLLPVMLLMTGVLYKLSRLPGSYLRQRLHYPGYFLLGAVVLLPLTTGETVLLDLGWLQVRWEGILAAIPIVVRFLCIVTLTLVLFGTSPLATTLRAMRSLGVPSLITDMMLLFYRYLYDLLDRLRQVQTAMRLRGFNPTELSWRTLRVLAALTGTLLVTSYEQSEQVYQAMRLRGYGQRTTQQVAAPIQAPDAIALAVLLLLAAGLVMAQVWLSLAVP comes from the coding sequence ATGCAACATGGACTCGATACCTATGCGGGTCTAGGCTCTCCGATTCATCGTTGGGAACCCCGCTGTAAATTTATTGGGCTAATGGCCCTAATTTTTGCCTTTTCTGCTGTGGATGTGCTGCAACTTTTGCCGGTGATGTTGCTGATGACGGGAGTTCTCTATAAACTCTCCCGATTACCTGGATCTTATTTACGTCAGCGACTGCATTATCCTGGCTATTTTTTGCTGGGAGCCGTTGTCTTACTGCCCTTGACCACAGGAGAAACCGTGTTGCTAGACTTGGGATGGCTTCAGGTTCGGTGGGAGGGAATCTTAGCCGCGATACCGATTGTGGTGCGATTCCTCTGTATTGTGACCCTAACCTTAGTGCTGTTTGGGACCAGTCCTCTGGCGACAACCCTACGGGCCATGCGATCGCTCGGGGTTCCTAGTTTAATCACCGATATGATGCTGTTATTCTACCGCTACCTCTATGATCTCCTCGATCGCCTACGACAGGTGCAAACCGCGATGAGACTGCGAGGCTTCAACCCCACAGAGTTGAGTTGGCGAACCCTGCGGGTGCTGGCGGCTTTAACGGGAACCCTCCTGGTGACTAGTTATGAGCAGTCGGAACAGGTGTATCAGGCCATGCGTCTGCGAGGCTATGGCCAGAGAACCACACAGCAGGTGGCTGCACCGATTCAAGCACCGGATGCGATCGCCCTCGCTGTCCTGTTACTCCTGGCCGCTGGCTTGGTCATGGCCCAGGTTTGGCTTTCTCTCGCTGTCCCCTAA
- a CDS encoding methyltransferase domain-containing protein, translating to MTVPAYYDRINHQLLESIPKNLGRIVEVGCGTGALGAAYKKNNPNSEYIGLELNPEAVTIAQERLDRAFCFNVEDSDESQLGIAPQSCDALIYGDVLEHLQDPWTILNHHVSWLKPGGYVLASIPNIQHWTILRDLIQGKWDYQDEGLLDRTHLRFFTLDSMQKLLTGAGLVVQGISRILAHNPKEFEAFYPKLEPLAQHLKVDPNRFKLLTETHQYILTGVKTQRRLFIQTLMMAPLACDRIRILEPDQFSNRITGVRAVSSVQSATLSLAEADEEKVFIWQRALLKPETALAQQKNLLQRDYLIVSEIDDDPLRWETPSDNGFFSYRSCHCVQTSTEPLAEFLRQYNPYVKVFPNQLAKLPKPRPQSDYETATVFFGALNREDDWKPLIQTINQVLDELGDRVSVKVLHDRQFFEALNTPHKAFSPFCAYASYQQVIRSSTVALLPLEPTRFNTMKSDLKFVECAGQGVAVLASPTVYERSLQDGKTGLLYRSVEDFGVKFRELLISPSLRQQLGQAAYQWVAQNRLLEHHAQDRAKWYFQMRDRLPELNEALKERAPELFAT from the coding sequence ATGACGGTTCCCGCTTACTACGATCGCATCAACCATCAACTGCTGGAGAGTATCCCCAAAAACCTCGGCCGCATCGTCGAGGTCGGATGTGGGACCGGGGCCCTAGGAGCTGCTTATAAAAAGAACAATCCTAACAGTGAATACATTGGCCTAGAGCTAAATCCCGAGGCGGTCACCATTGCTCAGGAGCGCCTCGATCGCGCCTTCTGTTTCAATGTGGAAGACTCCGATGAGAGCCAACTGGGAATCGCGCCTCAAAGCTGTGATGCCCTCATCTATGGCGATGTCTTAGAACATCTACAAGATCCCTGGACTATTCTCAACCACCATGTCTCCTGGCTCAAACCGGGGGGCTATGTCTTAGCCTCGATTCCCAATATCCAGCATTGGACGATTCTGCGGGATCTCATTCAAGGAAAATGGGACTATCAGGATGAAGGACTGCTCGATCGCACCCATTTGCGCTTCTTTACCCTGGACAGTATGCAGAAGCTGTTGACGGGCGCTGGGTTAGTCGTCCAAGGGATTAGCCGCATTCTGGCCCATAACCCCAAGGAATTTGAGGCCTTCTACCCGAAGCTTGAACCCCTGGCCCAACATCTCAAGGTTGACCCCAATCGCTTCAAACTACTGACGGAAACCCATCAATACATCCTCACCGGGGTGAAAACCCAACGGCGGCTGTTTATCCAAACCCTGATGATGGCGCCGTTAGCCTGCGATCGCATCCGTATTTTAGAACCGGACCAATTCAGCAACCGCATTACGGGAGTTCGGGCCGTCTCCTCTGTGCAAAGTGCCACCCTCAGCTTAGCCGAAGCGGATGAGGAAAAAGTATTTATCTGGCAACGGGCCCTCCTCAAACCTGAAACCGCCCTCGCACAACAGAAAAACTTACTCCAGCGGGACTATCTGATTGTCTCAGAAATCGATGATGACCCCTTACGCTGGGAAACCCCTTCTGATAATGGTTTCTTCTCCTATCGCAGTTGTCACTGTGTGCAAACCTCCACCGAGCCACTGGCGGAGTTTTTGCGGCAATATAACCCCTACGTAAAAGTCTTCCCCAATCAGTTAGCCAAACTCCCTAAACCTCGCCCCCAAAGCGACTATGAGACCGCCACCGTCTTTTTTGGGGCCCTAAACCGAGAAGATGACTGGAAACCTCTGATTCAGACCATTAACCAAGTTTTGGATGAACTCGGCGATCGCGTCTCCGTTAAAGTTCTCCATGATCGCCAATTCTTCGAGGCCCTAAACACCCCTCACAAAGCCTTTTCTCCCTTCTGTGCCTATGCCAGTTATCAGCAGGTGATTCGTTCGAGTACCGTCGCCCTGCTGCCCCTAGAACCGACTCGTTTTAATACAATGAAGTCTGACCTCAAATTTGTCGAATGTGCGGGCCAGGGGGTGGCTGTGCTGGCGAGTCCCACGGTCTATGAGCGCAGTCTCCAAGATGGCAAAACCGGCTTACTGTACCGCTCTGTAGAAGACTTCGGAGTCAAATTCCGGGAACTGCTCATCAGTCCTAGCCTACGACAACAGCTTGGACAAGCCGCCTATCAGTGGGTTGCTCAAAACCGTCTCCTCGAACATCATGCTCAGGATCGGGCCAAGTGGTATTTTCAGATGCGCGATCGCCTCCCTGAACTCAACGAGGCGCTGAAAGAGCGTGCGCCTGAGTTATTTGCAACCTGA
- a CDS encoding ATP-dependent DNA helicase translates to MIEAEVHGALRDFLRVSGGDRWPHHLTMARLVARALRLGRDALIQTGVFPTSSQRYALSYLMPILMSPTAVVLIGSTQVRRQLQERDIPDLQAWLGSNKPVQEGDRLEAGFEGLLLTSPEAWLGDRLAGGEGFRDGVPTLIDGADDWERWTQQSLTVAISPQDWVDWIAASPEQGPQIRDVQVALVRGSLERPDNPYQSHLIDQREQAALAKLYPDAGMPPAWRSFWESWRSHPGGVWAKLNRHQGQLWLYHSPVDLAKCLAPLWQRQPMVWVGGALDLERDAATFRERLGLGDMTCVKFSPVRHPLHLYAPERLPLPNTPEYKPALLRELHDLIRIGSSAETAPGIITIIVGDVPLRAIVAAQLAADFGSRVRVQQSELPENGILISGWSFWREHQGELPASKLLAIATLPFPSLEDPHVSAQVAHYKQQRQDWFRLYLLPTALSDLQRAIAPIREVQGTVVLLDVRAIYRSYGQQIFAALSPYARVNSPDVSLFEG, encoded by the coding sequence GTGATTGAAGCAGAAGTTCACGGTGCATTACGAGATTTTTTGCGGGTCTCTGGGGGCGATCGCTGGCCCCATCATTTAACGATGGCCCGGCTGGTGGCACGGGCCTTGCGGTTGGGGCGCGATGCCTTGATTCAGACGGGAGTCTTTCCCACGTCGTCGCAACGCTATGCCCTCAGTTACCTCATGCCCATTTTGATGTCGCCGACAGCGGTGGTTCTGATTGGTTCGACTCAGGTGCGACGACAGTTGCAAGAGCGAGATATCCCAGACTTGCAGGCCTGGTTAGGCTCCAATAAACCAGTTCAGGAGGGCGATCGCCTCGAAGCCGGTTTTGAGGGGTTGTTGCTGACCTCTCCCGAGGCTTGGTTGGGCGATCGCCTTGCGGGAGGAGAGGGATTCCGAGATGGAGTCCCCACTCTCATTGATGGGGCCGATGATTGGGAACGCTGGACTCAGCAGAGTCTGACGGTGGCGATTTCACCTCAAGACTGGGTGGATTGGATTGCGGCCTCTCCTGAACAGGGGCCACAGATTCGCGATGTGCAAGTGGCACTGGTGCGGGGGAGTCTGGAACGGCCCGATAATCCCTATCAGTCCCATCTCATTGATCAGAGGGAACAGGCCGCCTTAGCTAAGCTGTACCCCGATGCAGGAATGCCTCCGGCTTGGCGTAGCTTTTGGGAATCCTGGCGATCGCACCCTGGGGGAGTTTGGGCTAAACTCAATCGCCACCAGGGACAACTGTGGCTCTACCATTCCCCGGTAGATCTGGCTAAATGTCTAGCCCCCCTCTGGCAACGTCAGCCGATGGTTTGGGTGGGGGGTGCGCTGGATTTGGAACGGGATGCCGCCACCTTTCGGGAACGATTAGGCTTAGGAGATATGACCTGTGTCAAATTCAGTCCCGTTCGCCACCCTCTCCATCTCTACGCCCCCGAACGGCTCCCGTTACCCAATACCCCCGAATATAAACCTGCCCTGTTGCGAGAACTCCATGATCTGATTCGCATTGGCAGTTCTGCCGAAACTGCACCGGGAATTATTACCATCATTGTCGGGGATGTTCCCCTACGGGCGATCGTTGCCGCTCAACTGGCCGCCGATTTTGGCTCTCGGGTGCGGGTTCAACAGTCCGAGTTACCTGAAAATGGCATTCTCATTAGCGGTTGGTCGTTTTGGCGAGAGCATCAGGGAGAATTGCCCGCCAGCAAACTCCTGGCGATCGCTACGCTCCCTTTTCCCTCTCTCGAAGATCCTCACGTGAGCGCCCAGGTAGCCCATTACAAACAGCAACGACAGGATTGGTTTCGTCTCTATCTGCTGCCAACGGCCCTAAGCGACCTACAACGGGCGATCGCCCCAATTCGAGAAGTCCAAGGAACGGTTGTTTTATTGGATGTACGGGCCATCTATCGTAGTTATGGTCAACAAATTTTTGCCGCTTTGAGTCCCTATGCTCGGGTTAACTCCCCAGATGTCAGCTTATTTGAAGGCTAA
- a CDS encoding glycosyltransferase family 2 protein has translation MTKLIIQIPCYNEEATLGVTLSALPREIPGIDSIEWLIINDGSIDQTVEVAKACGVDHVVNFDCNHGLAKAFMAGIDASLKAGADIIVNTDADNQYCADDIPKLIEPILRHEAEMVIGARPIEEIRHFSPTKKLLQRLGSWVVRLASNTRVPDAPSGFRAYSRDAAICLNVFNEYTYTLETIIQAGQEGIAITSVPIRTNGYLRPSRLVKSIPAYIQRSIFTIVRIFMTYRPLRFFALLGTVPLGLGVLLCLRWFILFMGDPTRARTPSLILATILILIGFQLWMFGAMADVMAANRKMLEDVQQRLRRAEYEKYRN, from the coding sequence ATGACAAAACTCATTATTCAGATTCCTTGCTACAACGAGGAAGCCACCCTAGGCGTGACTCTGTCGGCCTTACCTCGGGAGATTCCCGGCATCGATTCTATAGAATGGCTGATCATTAATGATGGCAGTATCGATCAGACCGTTGAGGTGGCCAAAGCCTGTGGGGTGGATCATGTGGTGAATTTTGATTGTAATCATGGTCTCGCCAAAGCCTTTATGGCGGGGATTGATGCCTCTCTCAAGGCGGGCGCCGATATTATTGTCAACACTGACGCTGATAATCAATACTGTGCCGATGATATCCCCAAGCTCATCGAACCCATCCTGCGCCATGAAGCGGAGATGGTCATTGGGGCCCGTCCCATTGAAGAGATTCGGCATTTCTCCCCCACCAAGAAACTCTTACAACGCCTCGGCAGTTGGGTGGTGCGTTTAGCGAGTAACACTCGGGTTCCCGATGCCCCCAGTGGCTTCCGGGCCTATAGCCGTGACGCTGCGATTTGTCTCAATGTCTTTAATGAATATACCTATACCCTAGAAACGATTATCCAAGCCGGACAGGAAGGGATCGCTATTACCTCGGTTCCCATCCGTACCAATGGCTATCTCCGTCCATCACGGCTAGTTAAAAGCATTCCTGCCTATATCCAACGGTCGATTTTCACGATTGTTCGCATTTTCATGACCTATCGGCCCTTGCGATTTTTTGCTTTGCTGGGGACGGTTCCCCTAGGGCTGGGGGTGCTACTCTGTCTGCGCTGGTTCATCTTGTTTATGGGAGATCCGACGCGGGCCCGAACTCCTAGTTTAATCTTGGCTACCATTCTGATTCTGATTGGCTTCCAGTTGTGGATGTTTGGGGCGATGGCCGATGTGATGGCGGCAAACCGCAAGATGCTCGAAGATGTTCAACAACGGCTGCGACGGGCTGAATATGAGAAGTATCGCAATTGA
- the cbiM gene encoding cobalt transporter CbiM gives MHIADGFLPAPVSLLGYALTGGGLWFSLRKISKTYEDPQEHIPKTSLLTAAFFVGSLINIPIPPSSVHLLLNGMLGVLLGYYAFPAIVVGLFFQAVMFQHGGMSTLGVNAAMLGFPALLSGYLFKLRLSFGEDTPRRLGVFAFAAGALAVALSTLIFFGLIVTTIPADFDADLERSATFVLMVSQIPLIFIEGVFTSILVSFLRQVKPSLIEGF, from the coding sequence ATGCACATTGCAGATGGATTTCTTCCGGCTCCCGTGTCCCTATTGGGCTACGCCTTGACGGGGGGTGGGCTTTGGTTTTCCCTACGAAAAATCAGCAAGACCTATGAAGATCCGCAAGAACATATTCCCAAAACTTCATTACTCACCGCAGCGTTTTTTGTGGGGTCTTTAATCAATATTCCTATTCCTCCATCGAGTGTTCATCTTTTATTAAATGGTATGCTGGGAGTGCTGTTAGGATATTACGCATTTCCGGCAATTGTGGTGGGCCTATTTTTTCAGGCGGTCATGTTTCAACATGGCGGCATGAGTACCCTGGGAGTCAATGCTGCCATGTTGGGCTTCCCCGCTCTCCTATCAGGCTATCTCTTTAAACTGCGTCTCTCGTTTGGGGAGGACACGCCACGTCGCTTAGGAGTTTTTGCTTTTGCCGCTGGAGCCTTAGCTGTGGCCTTGTCCACGTTGATTTTCTTTGGCTTAATCGTTACTACAATTCCTGCTGATTTTGATGCAGATTTGGAACGGTCTGCTACTTTTGTTTTAATGGTGTCACAAATCCCTCTGATTTTTATCGAAGGAGTATTTACTTCGATTTTGGTTTCATTTTTGCGTCAGGTTAAACCAAGTTTGATTGAGGGATTTTAG